A part of Corynebacterium afermentans subsp. lipophilum genomic DNA contains:
- a CDS encoding PH domain-containing protein — protein MSDAPLQPLPTSVETMHKVSPKLMWPKLVSNAIWALIVCGGLYLCYREWGWGFLIPLGIFGVFFIWRFFLIPFQVRNMGWLETDNELVLSKGKMFHTITVIPYGRIQFVDVESGPISRSLGLKELKVHTASSSSDSDLPGLLAEDADALRDRLAVKARERMSGL, from the coding sequence ATGTCAGACGCACCGCTGCAGCCTTTGCCCACCTCGGTGGAGACGATGCACAAGGTCTCCCCGAAGCTGATGTGGCCGAAGTTGGTCAGCAACGCCATCTGGGCGCTCATCGTCTGCGGCGGACTCTACCTCTGCTACCGCGAGTGGGGCTGGGGTTTTCTCATCCCGCTGGGTATTTTCGGCGTCTTTTTCATCTGGCGGTTCTTCCTTATCCCGTTCCAGGTGCGCAACATGGGCTGGCTGGAAACGGACAATGAACTGGTGTTGAGCAAGGGCAAGATGTTCCACACCATCACGGTGATCCCGTACGGGCGCATCCAGTTCGTGGACGTGGAGTCCGGGCCGATTTCCCGTTCCCTCGGCTTGAAGGAGTTGAAGGTGCACACGGCGTCGAGCTCGTCGGATTCGGATCTTCCGGGCCTGCTCGCAGAGGATGCCGATGCGCTGCGCGACCGCCTGGCCGTCAAAGCCCGCGAGCGGATGAGCGGCCTGTGA
- a CDS encoding PH domain-containing protein gives MSTAHQARNLHTTPGMEGYRRIHRLTPLLRVWTFVLALATIALFNFTMPIYHWAQRENVGAREIAWAAAGAVAALAVLFAVSQIWWRRSGFKIGEEEVEVRRGVLTNQVRSARYDRIQAVDVIESFAPRLFGLASVRIEAAGNSQSAIDITYLPRDEAEEVRAQLLRRIGGQQEQLPIDATGPNLVPPIPIRRSLIGTAFQMSTLFTIVWAFVPIWTDLTAAAIIPVLVGFLPRIWRTIDQSWRFTCTQEGEMFHLTYGLANRRRQAVPRSRIHAVQLRQPMFWRLFGWWTVSVVVAGYGSERNKQTGTSKLLPVGTWEQAKAMVDAIGPMTGNELTDLSAADYRSPRSARWVSPIDWKRQTVTIRDGAVAATAGRLGRWYQMVETPHIQELAFEQGPLQRALGLANVDLDMVPGPFSVSLRDVGEAQAREIVDKLRARKLPPMQVTDPLSDTADEAELAPRLVDGD, from the coding sequence GTGAGCACTGCACACCAGGCGCGCAACCTCCACACCACGCCCGGCATGGAGGGCTACCGCCGCATCCACCGCCTCACGCCACTCCTTCGCGTCTGGACGTTCGTGCTGGCGCTGGCCACGATTGCGCTGTTCAACTTCACCATGCCCATCTACCACTGGGCGCAGCGCGAAAACGTCGGTGCGCGCGAGATCGCGTGGGCGGCGGCGGGGGCCGTCGCAGCGCTCGCGGTGCTCTTCGCGGTCTCCCAGATTTGGTGGCGACGCAGCGGCTTCAAAATCGGCGAGGAGGAGGTGGAGGTACGCCGCGGCGTGCTCACCAACCAGGTCCGCTCCGCGCGTTACGACCGCATCCAGGCCGTCGACGTCATCGAATCTTTCGCGCCGCGGCTCTTCGGCCTCGCGTCGGTGCGCATCGAGGCCGCCGGCAACTCCCAATCCGCCATTGACATCACTTACCTGCCGCGTGATGAAGCGGAGGAGGTGCGCGCCCAGTTGCTGCGCCGCATCGGGGGACAGCAGGAGCAGTTGCCTATCGACGCCACCGGCCCGAACCTGGTTCCCCCAATCCCCATCCGCAGATCGCTCATCGGCACCGCGTTCCAGATGTCCACGCTGTTCACCATCGTGTGGGCGTTCGTGCCGATTTGGACGGACCTGACCGCCGCGGCGATCATCCCGGTACTGGTGGGTTTCTTGCCAAGGATCTGGCGCACCATCGACCAGTCCTGGCGGTTCACCTGCACGCAGGAAGGGGAGATGTTTCACCTCACGTACGGGCTGGCCAACCGCCGCCGCCAGGCGGTGCCTCGCTCCCGGATTCACGCGGTGCAGCTGCGCCAGCCGATGTTCTGGCGGCTGTTCGGCTGGTGGACCGTCTCCGTTGTGGTGGCCGGCTACGGCTCGGAGCGCAACAAGCAGACCGGCACCTCGAAGCTTCTGCCGGTGGGGACGTGGGAGCAGGCGAAGGCGATGGTGGACGCCATCGGGCCGATGACAGGTAACGAGCTGACGGACCTATCCGCAGCCGATTACCGCTCGCCGCGCAGCGCACGGTGGGTCTCGCCGATCGATTGGAAACGCCAGACCGTCACCATCCGAGACGGCGCCGTCGCGGCGACCGCCGGCCGGCTGGGCCGCTGGTACCAAATGGTGGAAACGCCCCACATCCAGGAGCTGGCCTTCGAGCAGGGCCCGCTGCAGCGCGCCCTCGGCCTGGCCAACGTCGACCTCGACATGGTGCCCGGCCCGTTCAGTGTCTCCTTGCGCGATGTGGGGGAGGCGCAGGCACGTGAAATCGTCGATAAGCTGCGGGCCCGCAAGCTCCCACCGATGCAGGTGACGGACCCCTTGTCAGATACCGCCGACGAAGCCGAGCTGGCGCCACGCCTCGTAGACGGCGACTGA
- a CDS encoding tRNA (cytidine(34)-2'-O)-methyltransferase gives MSGVLHLIYDNPAIGGNAGAAIRLAANTGAQLHFVEPLGFNFDDKHLKRAGLDYHDLADVIIHPDIDACFDSIPDSRIFAFTAHTEHHFHEVSYQDGDALLFGNEANGIPEAHLAHPRITREVRIPMLPARRSMNLTNSASVAVYEAWRQLGFVGGI, from the coding sequence CTGTCAGGCGTGCTCCACCTGATCTACGACAACCCGGCCATCGGCGGCAACGCCGGCGCCGCCATCCGCCTCGCCGCCAACACCGGGGCGCAGCTGCACTTTGTCGAACCGCTCGGCTTTAACTTCGACGACAAGCACTTAAAACGCGCGGGCCTGGACTACCACGACCTGGCGGATGTGATCATCCACCCGGACATCGACGCCTGCTTCGACTCCATCCCGGATTCCCGCATCTTCGCGTTCACCGCGCACACCGAGCACCACTTCCACGAGGTGTCCTACCAGGACGGCGACGCGCTGCTGTTCGGCAACGAGGCCAACGGCATCCCGGAAGCACACCTGGCCCACCCGCGGATCACGCGCGAGGTGCGCATCCCGATGCTGCCGGCGCGGCGCAGCATGAACCTGACCAACTCCGCGTCAGTCGCCGTCTACGAGGCGTGGCGCCAGCTCGGCTTCGTCGGCGGTATCTGA
- a CDS encoding bifunctional methylenetetrahydrofolate dehydrogenase/methenyltetrahydrofolate cyclohydrolase, with the protein MTAIKLDGKLYREEIFADLKERVARLKAEHGVTPGLATVLVGEDPASQNYVRMKHKDCEELGIASIMKELPGDCTQEELEKLIDELNHDPAVTGYIVQLPLPKHLDENRILELIDPAKDADGLHPVNLGKLVLNESAPLPCTPNGSIKLLERFGVDLNGAIVCVIGRGVTVGRPISLMLTARDVNATTVLCHTGTKDLAAETRRADVIIAAAGKPHMITADMIKEGAALLDVGVSRVDGKTVGDLHPDVWEKASWVSPNPGGVGPMTRTFLVRNIVENAERQAGIGQDAS; encoded by the coding sequence GTGACTGCGATCAAACTGGACGGAAAACTCTACCGCGAGGAGATTTTCGCGGATTTGAAGGAGCGCGTGGCTCGTCTCAAAGCTGAGCACGGCGTGACCCCGGGCCTGGCCACGGTGCTTGTGGGGGAGGACCCGGCGAGCCAGAACTACGTGCGCATGAAGCACAAGGACTGCGAGGAGCTGGGGATCGCGTCCATTATGAAGGAGCTACCGGGCGACTGCACTCAGGAGGAGCTGGAGAAGCTTATCGACGAGCTGAACCACGACCCGGCCGTCACCGGCTACATCGTCCAGCTGCCGCTGCCGAAGCACCTGGACGAAAACCGCATCCTGGAGCTGATTGATCCGGCGAAGGACGCCGACGGCCTGCACCCGGTGAATCTGGGAAAGCTCGTGCTCAACGAGTCCGCGCCGCTGCCGTGCACCCCGAACGGCTCCATCAAACTGCTGGAGCGCTTCGGCGTTGATTTGAACGGCGCGATCGTGTGCGTCATCGGCCGCGGCGTGACGGTGGGTCGCCCGATTTCGCTGATGCTCACCGCCCGCGACGTCAACGCCACCACCGTGCTGTGCCACACCGGCACCAAGGATCTCGCCGCCGAGACCCGCCGCGCGGACGTGATCATCGCCGCCGCCGGCAAGCCGCACATGATCACCGCGGACATGATCAAGGAAGGCGCCGCGCTTCTCGACGTCGGCGTCTCCCGCGTCGACGGCAAAACCGTCGGCGACCTGCACCCAGACGTGTGGGAGAAAGCCAGCTGGGTCTCCCCGAACCCGGGTGGCGTGGGCCCGATGACGCGCACGTTTTTGGTGCGCAACATCGTGGAAAACGCAGAACGCCAGGCCGGCATCGGCCAGGACGCCAGCTAG
- a CDS encoding DUF3017 domain-containing protein, with protein sequence MSTELPDGLTLDNPHDRGTAASPLPVVVQRAMAALFVVGFVLSGVYAATEHWRRATFTLGAAMLWLTVMRLTCDSKVIGLVAVRSRRFDALFTTALGAAMLWLSWSVDALGS encoded by the coding sequence TTGAGCACTGAGCTTCCCGACGGGCTCACGCTGGACAACCCCCACGACCGCGGCACCGCCGCCTCCCCGCTGCCCGTTGTGGTGCAGCGGGCGATGGCCGCGCTGTTCGTGGTGGGGTTCGTGCTCTCCGGCGTCTACGCCGCCACGGAGCACTGGCGCCGCGCCACGTTCACGCTCGGCGCGGCCATGCTGTGGCTGACCGTGATGCGCCTGACCTGCGATTCGAAGGTGATCGGCCTGGTGGCGGTGCGTTCGAGGCGCTTCGACGCGCTGTTTACCACCGCCCTCGGGGCGGCCATGCTGTGGCTGTCCTGGTCGGTGGACGCCCTAGGGTCGTAG
- a CDS encoding ABC transporter ATP-binding protein — protein sequence MRGVRREFADGTGLHETSLDIATGEFVSILGPSGCGKSTLLRCIAGLETPDAGVIEFAGREVFGPGTNVPVNKRNLSMVFQDLALWPHMTVAKNVEFPLTTGKQKVAKSEREKRVARAMDMVGIGAKAEQRPNELSGGQQQRVAIARALVSDPELLLMDEPLSALDAALRTQIRSELTRLAYELDLTVIYVTHDQSEALAMSDRVAVMNAGNVVQFADPVELYDHPADDFVAGFVGVTNTHETLPSNRPEDLEVTPLHGKRPDALPANSIVGEVVESQYTGGRYEIRSVVPGAPEPWLAYTRHRLGRGDDVLLTVTPRS from the coding sequence TTGAGGGGAGTCCGTCGTGAGTTTGCGGACGGCACTGGGCTCCACGAGACCTCCCTGGACATTGCGACAGGCGAGTTCGTCTCCATCCTCGGCCCTTCCGGCTGCGGCAAGTCCACTCTGCTGCGCTGCATCGCCGGGCTAGAGACGCCGGACGCAGGCGTCATCGAGTTCGCCGGCCGCGAGGTCTTCGGCCCTGGCACCAACGTGCCGGTGAACAAGCGCAACCTGTCCATGGTGTTCCAGGACCTCGCGCTGTGGCCGCACATGACGGTGGCCAAAAACGTCGAGTTCCCGCTGACCACCGGCAAACAGAAGGTGGCAAAGTCCGAGCGCGAGAAGCGCGTGGCCCGCGCGATGGACATGGTGGGCATCGGCGCGAAGGCCGAGCAGCGCCCCAACGAGCTCTCCGGCGGCCAGCAGCAGCGCGTCGCCATCGCGCGTGCGCTCGTCTCCGACCCGGAGCTTTTGCTTATGGACGAGCCCCTGTCCGCCCTCGACGCAGCCCTGCGCACCCAGATCCGCTCGGAACTGACCCGCCTGGCCTACGAGCTCGATCTCACCGTCATTTACGTCACCCACGACCAGTCTGAGGCGCTGGCCATGTCGGACCGCGTTGCGGTGATGAACGCCGGCAACGTCGTGCAATTCGCGGACCCGGTGGAGCTCTACGACCACCCCGCGGACGACTTCGTCGCCGGTTTCGTCGGCGTGACCAACACCCACGAGACCCTCCCGTCGAACCGGCCGGAGGACCTCGAGGTCACCCCGCTGCATGGAAAGCGACCGGATGCACTTCCGGCGAACTCCATCGTCGGCGAGGTGGTGGAGAGCCAGTACACCGGCGGGCGCTACGAAATCCGCAGCGTCGTGCCGGGTGCGCCAGAGCCCTGGCTGGCCTACACCAGGCACCGCTTGGGCCGCGGCGACGACGTGTTGCTGACGGTCACCCCACGTTCCTAA
- a CDS encoding ABC transporter substrate-binding protein, with the protein MKKFIAALAGASAAFGLVACGSVESSDNAESTGANNETVSADEWKAPEGLSGSIDYYSANPQGLTDALVEAFQDRTGVTVNVFAGTTGEVTAKIKAEEANPQADVVYLASWNAANKQAQTGALESYKPENIEDANADWNADDDTFHGRDGSALALVANTDVVSDIPSDWEDLADPKYADQVIMPDPRESGTAADLLTAMISEWGEDKTWELFDKLFDNGMIVQGANGPALDQVTSGSKGIVFGGVDYSAYSAKGKGEPLEVVIPSSGTTVTPRPVMIMNSSDNMDAAKAFVDFMFSEEAQQISASKNMIPSNKNVDPKNGPKLAEINQISDDWAAISKESKNVREQFADRYLK; encoded by the coding sequence ATGAAGAAGTTCATCGCCGCCCTTGCGGGCGCATCCGCCGCGTTCGGCCTGGTGGCTTGCGGCTCCGTCGAGTCCAGCGACAACGCCGAGTCCACCGGCGCGAACAACGAGACCGTCTCCGCCGACGAGTGGAAGGCCCCGGAGGGCCTGTCCGGCTCCATCGACTACTACTCCGCAAACCCGCAGGGACTGACCGACGCGCTCGTCGAGGCCTTCCAGGACCGCACCGGCGTGACCGTCAACGTGTTCGCCGGCACCACCGGCGAGGTGACCGCCAAGATCAAGGCCGAGGAAGCGAACCCGCAGGCGGACGTGGTCTACCTGGCGTCCTGGAACGCCGCGAACAAGCAGGCTCAGACTGGTGCCCTTGAGTCTTACAAGCCGGAGAACATCGAGGACGCCAACGCCGATTGGAACGCAGACGACGACACCTTCCACGGCCGCGACGGCTCCGCGCTGGCCCTGGTGGCCAACACCGATGTTGTCTCCGACATCCCCTCCGACTGGGAGGACCTGGCAGACCCGAAGTACGCCGACCAGGTGATCATGCCGGATCCGCGCGAGTCCGGCACCGCCGCCGACCTGCTCACCGCCATGATCTCCGAGTGGGGCGAGGACAAGACCTGGGAGCTGTTTGACAAGCTCTTCGACAACGGCATGATCGTCCAGGGCGCCAACGGCCCGGCGCTTGACCAGGTCACCTCCGGCTCCAAGGGCATCGTCTTCGGCGGCGTGGACTACTCCGCCTACTCCGCCAAGGGCAAGGGCGAGCCGCTGGAGGTTGTCATCCCGTCCTCCGGCACCACCGTGACCCCGCGCCCGGTAATGATCATGAACTCCTCCGACAACATGGACGCCGCCAAGGCTTTCGTGGACTTCATGTTCTCCGAGGAGGCACAGCAGATCTCCGCGTCGAAGAACATGATCCCGTCCAACAAGAACGTGGACCCGAAGAACGGCCCGAAGCTGGCGGAGATCAACCAGATCTCCGACGACTGGGCTGCCATCTCCAAGGAGTCCAAGAACGTCCGCGAGCAGTTCGCTGACCGCTACCTGAAGTAA
- a CDS encoding ABC transporter permease yields the protein MTTKTKANPGVYPVLLILLVLVAAPLVSVLVTAVTGYRGEDSALDSLLRPEMLRVIRNTVWLSVLVVFFATLFAAPLAFFRAWTPMRRAGWVEVLVMVPFMTPPFAAAMAWMDFTRLRGVADMLLGPTLGDAVRSAINSVWGMGFIMAAELFPFLYLILRNAFASIPASQLEMAQVAGASRWQQFSRVVVPAVVGPYSLGALIVFIKAAGEFGTPVTLGNAIGYEVLVSSIYQDVTIDPLNFSKAAASSSVLFTLGVMAWAVQQWAGRGVLASGGRVSRAVNLRPSRGMMALAWIYTAIVFVLCVFIPYISIILAAMTILRSKPPTPDNLTFDYFQIVLSMPSGQEALTRSIALGAIGATTAVILALAVTVFTMRSRRWPARFSDFLAVAPDTVPGIVLAIGFILLWNSPRLPFTPYGSQLILVMAFTVLFVPMAVQNIKTSAAAMSPTLSEASAVAGATSWQTFTRVTLPMLAPGIFAGWLLAFFVGIRELVMSSLIRPTRINLLAPWIMNQFEQGHRAEAMAMTLIGVGTSTVVLVLIRWWQGRSSAHVR from the coding sequence ATGACGACGAAGACGAAAGCCAACCCCGGGGTCTATCCGGTACTGCTCATCCTGCTGGTCCTGGTCGCGGCACCGCTGGTGTCCGTCCTGGTCACAGCCGTGACCGGCTACCGGGGCGAAGACTCCGCCCTCGATAGCCTGCTGCGACCGGAGATGCTGCGGGTCATCCGCAACACGGTCTGGCTTTCCGTCCTCGTCGTCTTTTTCGCCACCCTTTTCGCGGCACCGCTGGCATTCTTCCGCGCCTGGACGCCCATGCGGCGCGCCGGGTGGGTGGAAGTGCTGGTCATGGTGCCGTTTATGACCCCGCCATTCGCCGCGGCAATGGCGTGGATGGACTTCACCCGTCTGCGCGGCGTGGCGGACATGCTTTTGGGGCCCACGCTTGGCGACGCCGTCCGGTCCGCCATCAACTCAGTGTGGGGCATGGGTTTCATCATGGCCGCCGAGCTATTCCCGTTCCTCTACCTGATTCTGCGCAACGCGTTCGCGTCGATCCCCGCCTCGCAGCTGGAGATGGCGCAGGTGGCGGGCGCCAGTCGGTGGCAGCAGTTCAGCCGCGTGGTCGTCCCCGCGGTGGTCGGGCCTTATTCGCTCGGCGCGCTGATCGTCTTTATCAAGGCCGCCGGCGAGTTCGGCACCCCGGTCACCCTCGGCAATGCGATCGGCTACGAGGTGCTCGTCTCCTCCATCTACCAGGACGTGACCATCGACCCGCTGAACTTCTCCAAGGCGGCGGCCTCCTCGAGTGTGCTGTTCACCCTCGGCGTGATGGCGTGGGCGGTGCAGCAGTGGGCCGGCCGCGGGGTGCTCGCCTCCGGCGGCAGGGTCTCGCGCGCGGTCAACCTTCGGCCGTCGAGAGGCATGATGGCGCTTGCCTGGATCTACACCGCGATCGTGTTCGTACTCTGTGTGTTCATCCCGTACATTTCCATCATTCTGGCGGCAATGACCATCCTGCGCTCCAAGCCGCCGACACCGGACAACCTCACGTTCGACTATTTCCAGATCGTGCTGAGCATGCCGTCCGGCCAGGAGGCGCTGACGCGCTCCATCGCGCTTGGGGCCATCGGAGCGACCACCGCCGTGATCCTGGCGCTGGCGGTGACAGTGTTTACCATGCGCAGTCGCCGCTGGCCCGCGCGCTTCTCCGACTTTTTGGCCGTCGCCCCGGATACCGTGCCCGGCATCGTGCTGGCCATCGGCTTCATCCTGCTGTGGAACTCGCCGAGGCTGCCCTTTACCCCCTACGGCTCGCAACTAATCCTGGTGATGGCGTTTACCGTGCTGTTCGTGCCGATGGCGGTGCAGAACATCAAGACCTCCGCGGCCGCCATGTCGCCGACGTTGTCGGAGGCCTCTGCCGTCGCCGGCGCGACATCCTGGCAGACCTTCACCCGCGTCACCCTGCCCATGCTCGCCCCCGGCATCTTCGCCGGCTGGCTGCTCGCGTTCTTCGTGGGCATCCGCGAGCTGGTCATGTCCTCGCTGATCCGGCCGACGCGCATCAACCTGCTCGCGCCGTGGATTATGAACCAGTTCGAGCAGGGGCACCGCGCCGAAGCCATGGCCATGACGCTGATCGGCGTGGGCACCTCCACCGTCGTGCTGGTGCTGATCCGGTGGTGGCAGGGCAGAAGTAGCGCACACGTTCGGTAA
- a CDS encoding metallophosphoesterase family protein — MPHLAADPVLVVADIHLGRKQHGDKKTGPGIDWALDTLGRGAEAGARHLVMLGDVIDRKRFTDATYGEVTRFFDRGLELFDTVVFIAGNHDVHHDLTAVIPEDVIVAKQEPQTIRAGRWALHTAAVEVDRDPRELVAKFPTPVEGAPNLGLLHTSVTGEYSNNPCLPCTRDELAACGYGAWLLGHVHERITLSSAPFAGWVGMGRAYLATADGTEVQINDL; from the coding sequence ATGCCTCACCTCGCAGCCGATCCCGTCCTCGTTGTCGCCGACATCCACCTCGGCCGAAAACAGCACGGCGATAAGAAGACCGGCCCGGGCATCGACTGGGCCCTGGACACCCTCGGACGCGGCGCGGAGGCAGGCGCCCGGCACCTGGTCATGCTGGGCGACGTCATCGACCGTAAGCGGTTCACCGACGCGACATACGGCGAGGTCACCAGGTTTTTCGACCGCGGGCTCGAGCTGTTCGACACCGTCGTGTTTATCGCGGGTAACCACGACGTGCACCACGACCTCACGGCAGTGATCCCGGAGGACGTGATCGTCGCAAAGCAAGAGCCCCAGACCATCCGGGCAGGCAGGTGGGCGCTGCACACCGCCGCGGTGGAGGTGGACCGGGACCCGCGTGAGCTCGTCGCAAAGTTCCCGACGCCGGTGGAGGGCGCGCCGAACCTTGGGCTGTTGCACACCTCGGTGACAGGGGAGTACTCCAACAACCCGTGCCTGCCCTGCACCCGCGACGAGCTGGCCGCCTGCGGGTACGGCGCCTGGCTGCTCGGGCATGTGCACGAGCGCATCACGCTTTCCAGCGCCCCGTTTGCCGGCTGGGTCGGCATGGGGAGGGCCTACCTGGCCACCGCGGACGGCACCGAGGTGCAGATCAACGACCTCTAG
- the metX gene encoding homoserine O-acetyltransferase MetX gives MLAAEGELATVAIGDVRTEAGAVIQDAHIAYRRWGVPRGSFNGKNNILLVEHALTGDSDAADWWCEAIGPGKALDTDEWCVICTNALGSCYGSTGPASDHPDGGVWGSRFPAITMRDMVHAERAFLEALGISRVHAIIGGSMGGARTLEWTLLYPEAVDYALVLAVSARASAWQIGIQTAQITSITHDPNWHGGDYHSTGTAPNAGLAAARRIAHLTYRGELEIDERFGTAAQSGENPLGQFRADGERFAVQSYLEHQGTKLTERFDAASYVTLTEALNRHDVGRGRGGLNKALASSTVPTMIVGVDTDILYPYHQQEHLSRNLGNLLAMAKLSSPVGHDAFLVEARQMDRILRNFISLTHETPSAREVAAERGAYDI, from the coding sequence ATGCTGGCTGCGGAAGGCGAGCTGGCAACCGTCGCCATCGGCGACGTCCGCACCGAGGCAGGCGCGGTGATCCAGGATGCGCACATTGCTTATCGACGGTGGGGCGTCCCACGCGGTAGCTTCAACGGCAAAAACAACATCTTGCTGGTCGAGCATGCGCTCACCGGCGACTCCGACGCCGCCGACTGGTGGTGCGAAGCCATCGGCCCCGGCAAGGCACTGGACACCGACGAGTGGTGCGTGATCTGCACCAACGCGCTTGGGTCCTGCTACGGCTCCACCGGTCCGGCCAGCGATCACCCGGACGGCGGCGTGTGGGGCTCGCGCTTCCCTGCGATCACCATGCGCGACATGGTGCACGCCGAGCGCGCCTTCTTGGAAGCCCTTGGTATCAGCCGTGTCCACGCGATCATTGGCGGCTCCATGGGCGGCGCGCGCACCCTGGAGTGGACCCTGCTCTACCCCGAGGCCGTGGACTACGCGCTGGTGCTTGCGGTGTCTGCCCGTGCCAGCGCCTGGCAGATTGGCATCCAGACCGCGCAGATCACCTCCATCACCCACGACCCTAACTGGCACGGTGGCGACTACCACTCCACCGGCACCGCGCCGAACGCCGGCCTGGCGGCCGCACGCCGCATCGCGCACCTGACCTACCGCGGCGAGCTGGAAATCGACGAGCGCTTCGGCACCGCCGCCCAGTCGGGCGAGAACCCGCTCGGGCAGTTCCGCGCGGACGGCGAGCGCTTCGCCGTGCAGTCCTACCTGGAGCACCAGGGCACAAAACTCACCGAGCGTTTCGACGCCGCCAGCTACGTCACCCTCACCGAAGCCTTAAACCGCCACGACGTGGGCCGCGGCCGCGGCGGGCTGAACAAAGCACTGGCCTCGTCGACGGTGCCGACCATGATCGTGGGCGTGGACACGGACATTTTGTACCCCTACCACCAGCAGGAACACCTCTCGCGCAACCTGGGCAACCTGCTCGCCATGGCGAAACTGTCCTCCCCGGTTGGCCACGACGCCTTCCTGGTGGAGGCCCGCCAGATGGACCGGATCCTGCGCAACTTCATCTCGCTGACGCACGAAACCCCGTCCGCGCGCGAGGTCGCAGCGGAGCGCGGCGCCTACGACATCTAG
- a CDS encoding O-acetylhomoserine/O-acetylserine sulfhydrylase gives MTNSKQKYDNSNASEWSFGTRSIHAGQQVDQDYGARNQPIYMTTSYVFDDAQHAENRFNLSDAGPIYTRLTNPTQSALEDRLASLEGGVAATAFASGMAAETAAILTLAQAGDHVVTSPRLYGGTETLFQHTLPKLGIDFTFVENPDDPESWQAAVKPNTKAFYGETFGNPIADVLDIPAISEVAHNNQVPLIVDNTMATAALVRPLELGADIVVLSTTKFYTGNGAAIGGAIVDGGTFDWTVQRDGEDVFPLFTTPDPAYHGLKYADLGAPAFALRARAGLLRDTGAAISPFNAWVALQGIDTLALRVEKHNANAKKVAEFLAAHDKVAKVNYAGLEGSPYKATQEKLGLKYTGSVLSFDIAGDADDKTAAWKFIDALKLHSNLANIGDVRSLVVHPASTTHSQSDAAGLARAGITQATVRLSVGIEDVEDIIADLERGFAAV, from the coding sequence ATGACGAACTCGAAGCAGAAGTACGACAACTCCAACGCCAGCGAATGGTCGTTCGGCACCCGCTCCATTCACGCCGGCCAGCAGGTGGACCAGGATTACGGCGCGCGCAACCAGCCGATCTACATGACCACCAGCTACGTCTTCGACGACGCCCAGCACGCTGAGAACCGCTTCAACCTCTCGGATGCGGGTCCGATTTACACCCGCCTGACCAACCCGACGCAGTCCGCGCTGGAGGACCGCCTCGCGTCGCTCGAGGGCGGCGTGGCCGCCACCGCGTTCGCCTCCGGCATGGCTGCGGAGACCGCCGCGATCCTCACCCTCGCCCAGGCGGGCGACCACGTGGTCACCTCCCCGCGCCTCTACGGCGGCACCGAGACGCTCTTCCAGCACACGCTGCCGAAGCTGGGCATCGACTTCACCTTCGTGGAGAACCCGGACGATCCGGAGAGCTGGCAGGCCGCGGTCAAGCCGAACACGAAGGCGTTTTACGGCGAGACCTTCGGCAACCCGATCGCGGACGTGCTGGACATCCCGGCCATTTCCGAGGTAGCCCACAACAACCAGGTCCCGCTGATCGTGGACAACACCATGGCCACCGCGGCGCTCGTTCGTCCACTGGAGCTCGGCGCTGACATCGTTGTCCTTTCCACCACGAAGTTCTACACCGGCAACGGCGCGGCCATCGGCGGCGCGATCGTGGACGGCGGCACCTTCGACTGGACCGTCCAGCGTGACGGCGAGGATGTCTTCCCGCTGTTTACTACCCCGGACCCGGCGTACCACGGCCTGAAGTACGCGGACCTCGGCGCCCCGGCATTTGCGCTGCGCGCCCGCGCCGGCCTGCTGCGCGACACGGGTGCGGCGATTTCCCCGTTCAATGCCTGGGTGGCGTTGCAGGGGATCGATACGTTGGCGTTGCGCGTCGAAAAGCATAATGCGAACGCGAAGAAGGTCGCCGAGTTCCTCGCAGCCCACGACAAGGTCGCCAAGGTCAACTACGCAGGCCTGGAGGGCTCGCCGTACAAGGCCACGCAAGAGAAGCTGGGCCTGAAATACACCGGTTCGGTGCTCTCCTTCGACATCGCCGGCGATGCGGACGACAAGACCGCGGCCTGGAAGTTCATCGACGCGCTGAAGCTGCACTCCAACCTGGCCAACATCGGCGACGTGCGTTCCCTGGTGGTTCACCCGGCGTCCACGACGCACTCGCAGTCGGATGCCGCGGGCCTCGCGCGCGCCGGCATCACCCAGGCCACAGTGCGCCTGTCCGTGGGCATCGAGGACGTCGAGGACATCATCGCGGACCTCGAGCGCGGCTTCGCGGCGGTGTAA